The sequence ATATAATGTACTTTATCCTGATGCCACCAAGTAATCTGCTATGCCGCTTCTCTATAGTGGTTTCTTTGAAAATGACTACCCATGAAAAACAATACAAAGTTCCcgttttagtacaaagttgtactaaacttgAAACACTTACTTTTGGACCAAGGGAGTATATTATTCGGTTGCCACGAAGTGGGCACATAATAAAAGAACAAGATACCTCCTTTTTAATGTCAGATACTCTTGAGCTTTATTAATCCTGACTACGATACATATAAACTCACTCAGTAAAAAAAAAGTCCTGAAAATTTCTAGCTCATGCAGTTGCCTGGGTTGATGACTAGCTCAACTGCTCCGTTGCCACCGCTTGGAACCATGCCATTTGCCTCCCCCCGGTCCTCCTTATCAATTGCAATCTCTTCTTGCCCAAGTTAATTCCCTCCACCTTGTCAGCGTCCCCTTCGATGGTGGTCTCCCATAAAGGTACTCAACACTACCGCGGAGTCGGCTTTGCATCCCAtcgttttctcccgttgcaacgcacgtgcaaTTTCCCTAGTGAACACTAAAATAAAACCAAATACACTGGTGCAGGAAAAAAAACTAGACAGAATCTTTCAGAAACCGAGCGTTCGGTTCCCAAACAAGAGGAAGAACCCCCGTGAAACTGGTGATGGCTTCATACACTCCagctaatgggccggcctagctaaatcACGGTAGTAGGCAATTCTTCCAATATGTATCACAGTAAGCACACTACAGGCCTAATAAAAGGTTAAGGGACTTTCATGACTAACATTACTGTACAACTCAGAAATGTACATCATTAGTACATAATGTTAGTATATTGAATAAATCATCACGTGACATCACTCTAAAGCACTTGCTTAAAAATACATAGATACCAGGTGATGTTATATGGCCAAATTCCATGATTTAGAAATCAAGATACATAGTACGAAAAAAGCACTCATTCCATTTAAAAGAAACCAAATTAGTGAAACAAATGAGGCATCACAAAAGCATCAGGAAACAATAAAATATCAACGAATCAACACAGTCTCTTTCGTAATCATCATTTACTGATGACAAAGGACATAATGATATAAAAGGTGCTCACAAACGGACCTAGCCGGACAATATCCTTTGAACAAGGTTTTTTCTTTCAACCGAGGAATGACCTCAATGATAGTGCATGGTTAatttttttactttgttttttCTTCACCGTTGGTTTTActttaattttaaaaaaatcacgaTTATGAAGAAATTttaaatcatgaattttaaaaaattacACATTTTAAATATAATTAGGAATTTGGAAAAATATACATGAGTTTGAAAACAATTATCATAATTTCAAAAAACAATCAAGAATTTGAGAAATGTTCATGGATTCAAACAAAAGTCCATGAATTGAAAAACtgttcgcaaaaataaaaaatgttTTAGAATTTTGTAGAAAACTACAGGATTTAGAAAATCTTCATGAATTTAAATAAATACTCATAAATTTTGAAAAAGAGAGGTAAAGTAATAAaatgaaggaaaaataaaaataaacaggaACTAAAGACCAAGAAAAAtagtaaaaaactaaaaaaatataatgatgaagaaaataaataaaaaccggaCGAAATCTTTCAGGGGGTAACATTCCGAAATCGGAGGAAGAACCTACCTAAAACTGTGCGAAGGCTTCCTACACTCCAGTTAATGGGCTGGCTAGCTAAATCACTGTAGTGGGCGATTCTTCCAATAGTATCACAGTAAGCAAACTACAGGTCTCCAATTGGTTAAAGGACTTTTATGACTAGCATTACTGTACAACTCTAAAATGTATATCAATACTGTATATAATTATTAGAGAAGATTTTGCAAAACTTTATGTATATTGCATAAATCATCGTGAGACTCCACTCTAAATCACTTGCTTAAAAAACCTAGATGTCGGGTTATGTTATATCGCCATTCACCAAACTCCTGGGTTTACAAATCATGATACATAGTCCTAAAATAAATTGATCATTCATCCGGTTTCAGAGAAACTGAATCCGTCAAACAAATGAGGCAACACTAAAGCGTCAGGAACAACAGAGTATTATTAACGAATCAACCTTTTCTCTGTACAAATCATCATTTACTGACAACAAAGAACAGAAAGATATAAAGGGAAATAACCACCGATTGATCTAGCATACTGTTAGGATTTGAAGTGATCATCAGTTTCATCACTAGTATAAGAAAATGTAATCTCAACTCAAACTGAATCAGTACCAAGGAAGAAGCTGTCAAGTTCCCATTCGGTTGAACTGAAAGTGAACCAGCCAGACAACTGAGGCAAAATCAAAGCGTAGGAATGTTACCAAAGATTAACGAATCAGATTGCACACTGACATCCACAGCAAGTATCATCTTATAATGTCAGAGCACTGACAAATGAATCAGTTTCAAGTATATGATCTACTGTATGTACATTTGGGAAAGGCCACATCATACATCACTACTCAAGGCAGCATCTTTGTCGAAACAGAGCAAGCAGAAAAGGCTGCCAGAGTTCAGACGACATTCTCACTCACACTGATTGGAGCGACGAGCTAGCCGAGccctggcggtggcggtggcggaccgTGGAGGTGCCCAAACCTGCACGCCCTGTTGCCGGTGCCCAAGGGGTAGCCACAAGCCTGGCAGATCGGGCCCGAACCCACGGCCGAGCTCGAGCTGGAAGAAGGCCCAATGGCCGCAGCCCGGTACTGCTGCTCACTGGCAGGGACTGGCCCCCTGGGGACCGGGTTCAGAAGCACGTGGCCGCCGGTCTGCGCGTGCTGCGGAGGCACGCCGCCGGCGACGAAGCGACGGTTGTAGCAAACCTGGCACAAGGGCGACGAGCCCAAAACATCCCTGGTTAGCGCTAGGCAACTACTGCACCAGCCATCAGTTGGTGCCCTCATGAGTGGGCCGACGGCAGCCCGTGCCCGTGGCTGCGCCGCGGAAGAAGGCTGGCGGAGGCGGTGGTCGAGCTGGCGCTGGTGACCATTGGAGATGCCCTGACCCTGCGTCGCGCGCGCGCCGCCGTAGTGGATCTCCGGGTGCCGCGGGAGCACGTAGCTGATGACGAAAGTGCTTAGGCAATCCGCGCACAATGGCGACAAGCCCAAAACCACGATCGTGGGCCTGTTGCAACGAGGGCACGCTCGAACGAGGGGATTGACTGGAGCGCCTGATGCGCTTGCCGAAGAGATCGCCGAAGAAGGCTGCTTATTACCAATGCCAAGATCCAAGAAGAAATCAATGAGTTCATGGCGGCAGGACAAGCCCAAATAATGAATCAATGGAAAGTAATGCGTCGAAAATTACCCCGCCGGAGCCGGAGTGGCCGAGCGGCTGCCCTGTTCCTGTCTGCGTGGGGCCGGCGATCTGGCTCTGGCCGGAGAGCGAACCATTGCCGGCCGGCGCGTGGTACGGGAAGGGCGCACTCCCAACGGCTGCAACAGAAACCAAGAAATGGAACTCCGACATCAATGAAGAACCAAGAACCGCACGGATCAGAATCCCAGCGGCGGCCGGAGCATCTTGGGAAGGAACGCACCTGGATTGCCCCGCGGCGGCCAGAGCATCCCCTGAGATGGCGGCTGGGAGAATCCCCTGTACCCCGACCCGCCCCCGGCCCTACGAGCAGCTGCAAGAAACGACCCAAGAATCGGCATCAACACAAGAACTCCGACGTCAATGAAGAAGCAAGAACCGCACGGATCACAAATAATTTGGCGCTTTTCTACGGAGGAAACGCACCTGGATTGCCCAGAGGCGGCCGGAGTACCGGCGTCGTCGGCGCCCTCGAATGCGGCTGAGAGAATCCCCCGCCAGCAGCTGCAAGAAACAAGCTACCAGATTCAGACGTTAGAATCCAAGAAGAGACATCAACCCAAGAATGGAAGACGCGCTCTGTCCTGTTCTTTGATTTCTTGGGCACCGACCTCCGCCGAACTGGGACGAGCTGCCGGGATAGCCTACAGCGAAGGCTGGTGTAGTCGCCGTCTGCCCTGCAAAAGCCTGCCGGTGCGGCGGAGCTGCAAGAAACGAAGTTACCGGAGGTTACAATCCAAGAAGCGGGCATCAAAGCAAGAGCGAACCCCGTGCTCGTCGTATTCTTTGATTTCTTGGGCACTCACCTCCACCGGACTGGGAAGAACCGCCGGCGGAGCCTGTAGTCGCCGCCGTCGGCCCTGCGAGCGCCTGCGAAGTCCCGGCAGTGCCGTCGCCGGCTGGATTCGCCGTCGGCCCTGATGCCTGCGACGATGTAccggcgaggtcgtcgccggcTGTAGCCTCCGTCTGCGCAGCCGGATGCCTTGCCCCGTTAATGTTGTCGTCGGCCTTCCGCTTGTTGCCCGCCATCTCGCGTCGGTCGAACAGCTTCGCAAGAACGCCCAGATGAATAGGAGAGGGAGGGGGCGAAGGAAGGAAGCTACGAGAAACAATTGGAGGGGAGGACGGCGATCGAGGGAGGCTATATACACGACGACGACGACAGAGGCTCCCGTCCCGCTCCAACTGATTTCAACAGGCAAAGAGATTCAGGTCGGTTGATTTCGGGGGGAAGATTCGGGGGAGGATGACAGGAAGAGCCTAAAAGATGGGCCTAATGTATTTCGGCTTTTGGATAGCCCAGCCAGTGGCCCAAATAAGTTGGATGCATGCCTTGAAAGAGCTCCTACTCAGCTCACGTCCCCGTAGTCATTTGCAGGCCCATCAAACGGGCGACCTGGCAGCTCATACATACACGCATCATACATACACGCATACACTCATATGCAATCGCTCATACATAAACgcatacactcatctctatgaaTGTACACGTCCACTCTACCCTTCTTGGCATCATCGAGAGACAGAaccagcatatcatcttgagatttacgaagtcaccgtacgCGTCTCGGCAtcgacaggaacgtctcctcccactgaaagcgcatcgctgaaaattctgaaataaatccaggaataatgtgaCCACCAGTACTTGAcctctggtgggctggggataccactgtctctCTAACCACCAACCACAGAGTTGACAGGTCAACCCTTGtctttttgaagatttttctccaaaagttcagaaaaacaaagcaaaaatgatgaattcaaaaaaattcacaaGTTCAAAAAATAGATAATGGATATGAAAACACGTTCAAATTGAAGAATTTAGAAAAAAGTTTGCAAATTTGAAAACAAAttttatatttgaaaaatgttcatcgattaTATAAGACAAAACTTATGACTTTGAAAAAAATTTCATGGATTTGGAGGAAAgtacatcgattttgaaaaaaaacacaaaattgaaaaaagttcgtAGATTTTGGAGAAAGTTGGTCCTTCGAAAATGTTTGTGCGTTTGAATATATTCATGCATTCGAAAAAAGTTTGTGGATTCAAAAAAAAAGTTGAAAAAGTTCACATGTTTGAAAAAAGGCTCGTGAATTTGAAGAAAGTATTCATATTTGAAAAAGTTCACACATttaaaaaagagaaggaaaagaaaaaggaacaaggaacaagaaaattagaataaaaaccatcctaaaaataaaaaaataaaaaaccggtTAGAAGCTTCCCAAACCAGCCGGAAGCTTCTAGAAGTTCACGcatttaaaaagaaaagaaaaaggaaaaaaacagaataAAATGTGTCCTGAAAACCAAAGATAAATAAAAACCAGCCGGAAGCTTCTAGAAGTTCACAcatttaaaaaagaaaagaaaaaaacataacAAAATGCGTCTTGAAAAccgaaaataaataaaaaccagtCGGAAGCTTCTAGAACCTCCCCAAAACCAGTCAGAAGCTTCGCACCAGCTAGGTTGCTTCCAGAAAATGAAACAGGGTCACGTGCAATCGAGGAAAAAAAAGTGAAATGGGACCAAGTGGAAGAGTAAGCGTGTGCCAGTCTGCGATTTCCCCTGCAAACGACACGCGAAGCGCCACATAGGGTTTAGCCGAATTTTAACTCGTCTTGTTAAAAAGGACTTCTAAAAAATGGTAAAGGCATCTTGCCAATGATTTGCTTTGAAAAATATTCCTTCTGTTTGGAGCATGATTTGCCAGTACCAGTGTTGTTACATAATAAACAATGGTGTTTGAAGGCACAATGCTGTCATGTCGGGTTTCCTTGATAAACTTCATCTAGTACAAAAAGGAGAAATACTCAAAACAGTGATGTCAATCCATCATCGGCTTAATGATGAATGCATTTTAAACTTTTAGCCGGTCAAAGATAACTAGTAATCTAGGGTTGTTTTGCAGTGAACTAGATCCATGTTCAGTTATATGTAAATATTCTCGAGTATATGTTCTGGTGACAAAAATAACTTGACTAGTTAGATTTACACAAATCTAGCTTGTAAAAGGTGAAATAGACAATCATTCTCGAAGTAGTCTCGTACCAACGAACTCATCTGCAATATGATTATATTCAATAAAAAGTTAAACaaaagttactatttattttataAGATAAGTTGTATGCAGTTCTTTTGTACAAAATTATGATCAATTGCAAGTTCGACATATATAAATACTATCTTGTATATGCTAGTGCAATCTGGTAAAAGAGAAGGAAAATGAAGATAAAGAAAGGAACTACTTCTTTGGCAGGGGTAAACAATGCAACAACTAGATTAACCATAACCTTACACGCATGATAATGATATCATGCAATGTTCATATGATATTTCAAAAATGTAAGTACTTTAATTTTCTACATGTATTTTTAATTGAATTTATGCATATTATTTGATTCCCACCCACCTCTTAATTGTTTTCTTGTTAATAGTGTGGTTTCTCAACTTTTGCGTCTTTTAAATTCCTCCCCCACCCCATTCTCTTAATTACTTGTGCTTACTATTTACCTATTGTTGGTTTTCTTCTGCCAAAATTTGGAGTCAAGGGCTTTCTTGTCCTCCACATGGACATTGTGGTGCGCACATAGTTGCCATGCAAACTAATGGAAGGGCTCAATAGTTGCTCACAAAGGAAGTTGGGTGATGAACTTTATTCTTATTGTTGGGTTTATGCAATGTCATTAACGTGCCATAATGGATTATGCTTCAAAGCATGAATTACCCTATGCCCTTTAGTTTTTGAAAGAGCTGCAAATAAGGTTAAGTAGACTACTCCTCTAGCCTACGAGTGATCCACTAGGGGTAAAATCTCGGGTCTCGGCTATGAGTGGAACAATGACTATAGTGGCAACAACAATCATCAGAAACTTCAACTTCCCCTACAACAATACTTTGAATTTATCAAATAAAACTTTGGCATAATCTCAGAAACTAATAAGTTGAGTCTCTTGAAATCGATGGCTAGAGAGAGCGCTTGTAAAGCTAAGAATTAATATCATTTATCGACAGATTGAAACACACTAGCTTTATTCAAACTTTTAGATGATACTCACATTCTTACTAGTTTTTAATTTCATTTTCAGTTTTGTCATCGACAAGTAGGTGTTAGCTATATACAAGTAGATCAAGTTTGAAGCTTCTAAATTAACTTCACAAATAAGGATTTTGCTATAATCGACTTGGTCTAACAAAACATATGCAATAACCTTGTCGATGCTCTTACTTTAGCTAAGTTTATACGTGGACGTGTCATGGGCAATCTAGGTGTGCCAATCGTAAATGAACACTAACCTCCTTTGAATCTCAAGATTAAACTTTCTATTCCTAACATATTACGTTTCTTGCTTGACAACGATTAGAACTTAAGCTTTGGGAGGATGATGAGTGCATCTACACTCATTTTCCTCTCAATTTAATCTTGATGAGGGACGACAATGAAGTCACTCAAAACCTCCGCCTCCACGATGGTGGGGCTGCTCGATGGTGGCGCAAGCAGAGTACATGGTCGACAACGGAGGCTGCTGCTTTGCTACTCCCGCAGGAGTCGTTGGGAATTCCcccaagaggaagggtgaagcagcaAGTAGTAAATTTCCCCATAGtgaagaaccaaggtttatcgaaccagtagaagtTTTTAAGCTACACAAGgcaacaacacctgcacacaaagcaCAAACAAAACTTGTGCCCAACACggaagagggttgtcaatccccttgtcttgctagttacaaAGTAAAACACAAGTGAACGCAAGTTATAGAGATAGATAGTAGCAAATAGTAGAGGGGCACCATAGTGTAAATTGTGCAGAAGAATTTAAgaaatggagaatagacccaggggccatggGTTCACTAGAGACATCTCTCTCGAAAACAGGAAGTAGCATGGTAAGAAATTACAGTTGGGAAATTGAAAAAGAGTGCAATATTTATGACTATGATCAATCATGGTGTAATATCATATAGGCATTACGTTCATGCTAAGTAGATCATAAACCaactgcatgtactactattactcccctccagaactgctatccagcatgcatctcaacGTTCTACATTTGCAAAAAGTAGAGTATCGCAATAAACAAGATGACATAATGTACACAGGAAGAAATCAATCAATATGACAAAATAACGTCGTTTtacccttagtggcaacaatacaatacatgccttagATAGATAGATGAGCATGCAAAGCTATTTAATTATACAACAAATAAAACTTCAAAAGATTCAATTGatttcaatgaacaatctgatcataaagtgataattcatcatatcccaacaaatacaccaccAACTACATGGAATTGATTCCGCTCATGTGAGAAATCTCAtgggaacatggtattgaagatccaaATAGAGAGGTAGAGAGTCATCTAAATACTACTCTGGACCATAGCTCCtgatggaactactcacgcatcatcacgaaggtagcaaggttgatgaagaagaCTTCGACAATGGCTTCCCCATCAGCGGAGCTCCAGGAAAAGGCCTCCATATGGGACCTTCGTAGAACAGATGCTTACGGCGATGATGAAATCCTTCTGCAGGCACGATGAATAGTTTCGATATTATAGGGATTTATGGTGGCGGAATCAGGTCAAGGCAATGCTTGTGGGCCCCACACGGGCAGGGGCGTGGCCACGCTTGGTCATGTCGGGCACCTGTGGGCCTCCTGGTGCTCGTCTTGATCTCTCCTAAGGCTTCCTGTATTTCTTATTGCCCCCAAAAATCATGTTAAATCATCAAAGTATTTTGACCTCcactgatattgatttcctatgaaacaaa comes from Triticum aestivum cultivar Chinese Spring chromosome 5B, IWGSC CS RefSeq v2.1, whole genome shotgun sequence and encodes:
- the LOC123117298 gene encoding protein SPT2 homolog; this translates as MAGNKRKADDNINGARHPAAQTEATAGDDLAGTSSQASGPTANPAGDGTAGTSQALAGPTAATTGSAGGSSQSGGAPPHRQAFAGQTATTPAFAVGYPGSSSQFGGAAGGGFSQPHSRAPTTPVLRPPLGNPAARRAGGGSGYRGFSQPPSQGMLWPPRGNPAVGSAPFPYHAPAGNGSLSGQSQIAGPTQTGTGQPLGHSGSGGPSSAISSASASGAPVNPLVRACPRCNRPTIVVLGLSPLCADCLSTFVISYVLPRHPEIHYGGARATQGQGISNGHQRQLDHRLRQPSSAAQPRARAAVGPLMRAPTDGWCSSCLALTRDVLGSSPLCQVCYNRRFVAGGVPPQHAQTGGHVLLNPVPRGPVPASEQQYRAAAIGPSSSSSSAVGSGPICQACGYPLGTGNRACRFGHLHGPPPPPPGLG